The Branchiostoma lanceolatum isolate klBraLanc5 chromosome 12, klBraLanc5.hap2, whole genome shotgun sequence DNA segment ctagtactaagcaaactagcggcgctgtaaataaactgaaatcCACAGCGCCGCGCGAGATGGTGGCGTTTCGGTGCATTCcaactgcctggtgctacttgaggtcattTTTTTTCGGGGagtttcgacactttccgtgataacttcggggacgaatcatgtaagaaaatgtcaaattcgtgcatttccgtcaaccctcgctaatcttcGCGGTCACGGTCTTGGGGTCAGCAAAAGTctggaaaacaattcccggatgtttctagcgtGAACAAGTATGTCCAAGTCGCAAACTGCTATTTCTTCAGAGcccgaactcggggcatgggcgcgatgacagaaggaacgaaatggtggccactacattagcccgtggtccttgaagcccagacggcagcgatgaagttgagaagtactcggatagatattgagcaccgccttgtgtggaaaaggcggaacattttctcctgtgccgacgcagtggggaggggggcacccacgtgTAAAATTAACATCGCCgggccgtctctggagtctccccgaatgtccgaagtcggagtccgatgtttgaaaccgatagcaatgtttcagatttatacacaaaactacacagaggccaaggtttgcgtaaaggcgttttattttaaatttgacatttttttctcggtttttgtcatgttttctgtgggccgtggcagtgtcacaggtcgtgcgatcttattCATTACTCATAATACGCATCACaacacgtatttctcgcaaggatataattcccttgtcctccttatcaagcaggctgttgaatttgtttttaattttgatacaaatactgaaatgatcaaaagaatatttgatttgattgatattgaataaatatacttttgctgttgcaagttttgctattaatttgaatatttttcacacacatgcatgttattcctcttaaaaactttgctagtgataatcaaagatggagtgagagaataaagaatgacagcaatgttgcaaaactctagatataatgtaagttagtaggcattattaagttgagaaggttgaagtatggaggcatgtgtatttgcagaaaatattttcaaattgcagaaaaaaaaattgacattctgcaatattgcagaacactgaaaaaaagtatttctaccactgataGTGTAGGTACATATTGCAATTCTTGCAAAGGTAGCGttcgtagtccagtggttagcgatcttgcctctggaactagaaaccCCGAATTCGATCcgggctgtgtcgctcacccgacatgcacgctaccggaaaaggtcgcagtccttaggacgggacattaagccgtggtccactgttcattgtgcttgttgaaaataGCTTAggaaatttccccggtacaatgaacctgtaaatactatatattatagtgtctgtcttcctgtcatgaccagtggatgattagctcatctgttcattgagttcatttgagctaaactggtacAGGATcaatttcctttcctttccttgttAAATGTTTCGCTTCTTTGCCGCAGGTTGTCCATGGTGTCCACATAGAGCCAGCACACATAGTCAAGAAGAGAAGTCTGGACCAACCATTGAGAATACATCTCGTTTATGACAGTAGCATAGAACAGTGagtatatgtttatattttaaACATTCTATGAAGTAATAATGATTTAAGGTTGGAAAAACTTCACATTGAATAAATCCCTGAAtgtattcagaaatattcctactctcacctctcaaataaacgtataccagtacgtttatttttttttcacctcaaaatccacccggtACTTTCTCattttattgacattttttttttttttgaaaacggaTGCAGGGATCATGCTAAAATtaaaagttaaggtttttctgcccgtTATTTCCCAGGTATTTTGCTCGTAATGTGCTGTTTTCCTgccaagcggcgttgattttcccGCCTCTTTGTGAAATTCTTGCGGTACTCATAACATATCGGtcatatcgctatgacgcttcAAAGTAAATAGGAGAATAAGACGcgacaaacatttcaaaatacaattttcatataaatgtccttgacagtctctgtttacattgtaaaccaaagcatgctgatCAAAAAAACGTGTAGAGTAgagtgcacggggaataattccTGACCACTATCCGttgtatcggcagcgcggcgtaAGAATAATTTGTTCGAAGAAGACatattacacgtaaaaacaacaatcaaaacTTAACTTCCTGAAtgtattcagaaatattccAACTATCTGAATGTATATCAATCCTACATTAGTGCATACATTGAAAGAATCGCTCTATATCTTTATCTGATGTCCTCAATCTACTAGAATAGCCCTGACACAATTATGTACAAATTGACCATTTGGGAGTGGGTTAGAATTGGCAGGAAAGATCTGCAGATAATCCTGTCACAATTCATAAGCACCAGTGCTAtcaactgtacatacatgttggGTATTGCATTTGTTGTAGAGTGttgaggtcgcagaacacagtattaattggggacccccgtggacaatagtagttcgggtatgaagtagtgcgtcacattgtttgaaaaggccgtagtttttcttctgtgcacgttagcgagccTGAAACTGTgttgaatggtagaggaatacgtcagttttgagacagtagagtgtgattacgatgtttgttcggtcggcttGGATTCGCACCTGAATATTGTCACCCCCCGACTACTGTGAGTTGGCTGCAGTAAGGGTGACCTCCACttggggtcatatcaaagtggcttttaaaagagaacgagctggCAAATtaaagctcattttcacatattttgtagattgaaccttgaagtcaagcatattaaaatctggcaccctaattgtgcaccttactataaattttcaagcgtagaagcttctcactttgggatccttaaccatgtaaatccctataggttaaatactgtggtctgcaaccttcaTATGATGAGTGACCCACTTTCATTCAATTATGTTCGTGCTTATTTTTCACTGTTAATAATGTACCCAATGCCcccatacatttttttcaaggaAAAAAACCTGCTTGATCCTTAAATCATCTTTTGAATAGTTTGcatgtacaaagtcatgtatttaAACTCTATACATAAATCCCCATTGCCTGcagtcacatgtacaatgtatgttctaTGATTATTCCTCCCACCAAGGCCCACTGTGAACCATTTATCATTTTCCATAACCACCCTTCTATCATAGTCCTTTGTAGAATATTGCACCGATGAGATTGAAAGTCTCCTTAGGTAAAGGTTTTTTTGATTGATGAAGGCAATAAGAAGCCATATGTTAGGAGAGTGTATACCTGTATACTTTGTAGAAGAACTTACATGTAGGGATGGATAGCATGCGTCGGCACTGGTAAAAAACATCAGTCATGTATAtaaatgatagtcatattcctGATGGACTGTATTGTATGTTATCAATGTCATTACCGTGGacattgtatttcatattttctaaGCTATTACCATGGCCAGTTTTTCGTTCTTGCAAACGCTGTCCTTTATAACTGTTTGAGAAACACAGTTATTGTTAATTagatcatgtacattgtatttatcatATATAGTAACCCGATATTCAGAGCTAGAAATACCACTATCAcaatcatacattgtatattcagGGCTTGAAAGTAggagttgtgcacctaatttttgactgtgggtgcacttaCATATTAATTTTGTGTGTAGTGTTACATATTAAATTTAccattgtacactagcatagtGTTACTGGTTTAATATCAGTTACTGGTAGCTATAGAATTTAAGTTCTTTaaggcaagtacatgtaattaggtGCTGCGAATATTCCTTGTGTttgagagagccacacctcaagcgccgttaaagaacccaccactctTATCAGAAagggtaggggtccttcccggtttgAGTGGATTAAATTAATCTGTCCAGATCATTAATAAGCAGCTTAAATTGATGTACTCTTCAGTATAAACCTGGTGTGTAATATACCGTGAGGCACCTTTAAACAAAATTTCTACTtcatcttatgttgtgcacctaaaattgttCCTGTGCACCTACAACAGTTAAAATTTACTGTATATTAGGTTCATCTTTTCTCAGTAAAGAATTTGGATATTAGTTAATCTAGACAAGTAGAGCAGATAATATTAATGGTGTGCAGATATTTCTGCTGTCTACCTATaccctgcactggtccatgatGAAATTATAGCCCATGGCACTAGCCTAGCTAAGGATGATGTGCTGGTAGCGGCCTGAAATAATGTCTTACATTTTTGATAGTACCATCCTTCAATACAGCAGACTACACCATTGTTGAAAAATGATGCTAATACTAGGAACATCTTATAACATAGTTTTTTGATTGACGAAAACAACTcaaacttaggccacaccaattaaatttcttggttaacggaatgtgtgaaaaaaatgcttggaaaataaacatgaaaatagaatctctgagaggaaagtttgtactttagtGCACACGTCAGTATCAGGGTccagtgaacagggtcaggggcaagttttcaccccaaccttctgttttaatgatgtccttgtgctaaaattttaccccAAAAATCtggtaaccaagaaattgaattggtgtggccttgaaaaacaaaaaaaaagggaTGCAAGTATATTGTCtttcaaatacagtcaaacctgtattagcggtcacctttgcatagcggccacctgcccatagtggtcactttttgtcggtcccttggatttttcccattgacataagcattaagaattaggctatagcggccacctgtccaacgcggtcgcggccagacgattttcggtacagcgagtacagtaacactgccgataacggtcacggcgcgccggtagaagccgcatcgccaccgcacgccgggttcaaaatcttcattttttcacgcagttattaaatttatgcggcctcaactggataggatcgtaataaagaaaaccagaatgttttatctttgttagaaaatccatggtttgacgcgaagtcaagtatagttttcttcacatggcttgcgtttgtacatcgtggtaaaattgacaatttctgtgcatttcgactggacaaatattacggcagccttttggaaaatacagcccacacatgtacctgatgcggtaagttcgtgaaatgttagaatgccggcccaatttccgttttcaccgggaattcattcaaattgtgctcaaaacgtgttttgcgcaattttcaaaatggcgctgatacaaactggataggtagcagcataaaggtcaacggaagacaccactgttacggaggtataatatactaaatttattttgctgcaaagtatcactgaggataattactaacccaaaagcttcaaaatgaatgtggataatactactatgatgtaaaatttgggctgttgtaattttctgaaaagacaaaaagccctcaaaagagcgaccttcttctgagtaccctattagcataatggtagatgctgatcaacacaagccacaacaagagactgaggaaaattgtcgccacgattttatgtttgaaaacggtcgaaaacgaacagtaagtgacaactgagcaacatgtattttgttcttaactaactaggagtaaaagaacaatcgaacttctaaaatgtgccttacctgtttacatgtgtactgtacggtgaataaatgtatctcagtgggtactgaaaacatgtgtcactcgtggtcaattaatcgacattttctccatagcggccacctgttcttagcggccagttttggccagtcccttgagtgaccgctatagacaggtttgactgtacctacaAGTGCAGTTATGCCCAGAAAAAAGGTATTTTGAGACCTGTTTCTGTAAAATATACAGGGTctcagattgaaaaaaaaattattctcaTGTTTTGATAAATGTTTGCCCCAAAACTAGTGGTGATATTTCTAGCAGAAAAATCAATGGATGTATAGGTGGTGCACATGGCTGAAAGGCTTTGACTGTGAAATATCAGATTTGTTTTCAGAGCAAGCCTAGCGATATTGGGTGTATATTCACTTGTGTATCCAAAATTGGATGTGTGCacaaaatttttgactgtgggtgcacctcaCTTGATAAAAGTACTGTGACTTTTACACAGTAATGTGTGTACAGTGTATACATTTAAAGTAAAATAGCAACAGAATTTCAGattaaaattgtgaaaaagaaaCAGTATTAGGTAAATTTGTCTGGTaaggttttgttgttttgtaccTAGATGTCTTAATCTTGTGTTGTGCACCAAAATTGTACCAAAATTTCCAGATTAGGTGCACCATGCAGTGACCTATTCCaaaaaaataagaatttcaaaCCAACCCTGATTTTCATgtacttcatacatgtataatgacttTAAAACTTAAATTCAATCATTTAAATTCTAAAGTGCAATGTATGATTGTCTAAAAAACACTTAAAAAATCAAATACTTTGAACATAGTCTAGCAGACGCATTCTTTTACATGTAAGCTTACTGTACAGTAACTCAATTTTCCTTCACACCCAAATTCCATTATCCTTTTCATGCTTATATTCTCTGGGGTACGGACTGATGTGATATGGTTCCCCACATTGATTTAACGTAGGCATTGCTTCTACATCTGCGGTAATTCACACTTCATCAATAGAATCACTCCGGTGGGAATGCATGGCTGGTTTACCCTGTACTGCAaaccttgaaatatttgctgcaGTGATGTCTCCgatccagctttaattttttttttccttcccactCGTTGTTTGGGAgctgatttttaaaattttcattgAGTTGATATTTTTGGTGACGGAAGGGGTTAACATCGatttttccgtcccaagaagcaaatttctgtcccgtgacggaaggacgggtcctggagacagcccttatTTGCTGTATCTCTAAGCTAAAGATTAACGTTCGCGTTCACCACAGACTCATAAAAGAGATATGTAGCcccagggctccagactaactttttgaCCTAGGGGCACTGTGCTCCCAACCCAAAAAAACTGGTCGCACCAgcaaaaatttaggtgcactaGTGTCACTAAAAAAATTGGGGACACAAGCAAGTCTCTTGGACacaccaagtaatactcctatgaATTAATGGTTACAAGCTTAAATAATGTATTTTGCTAAATAATTAAAGACACAATCCAGCTAAGTTAAAGACCTACATTGATAGGTGAAAAATAAGGGATTTTAGGCCGTGCTTGGGGAAGTAGGACAAATCACACCATCTCTTATAGCCAACTGCTTTATTTAACAGAGTCTGACTTGAATCTTGTACCTGCAGCCATGGCCAGGCATGACTGTTGTcaactgttgaaaaatatgttttaaatgtttgaaatattaaCTTAGCAGTCCATGATTTAGGCATATACTTGTCATTTTTGAttggagcactgtgctcctaagaAAAAATTTCCAGGAGCACCAGCTAGATTTTGGGAGCATGTAATGGGCTTAGTCAGGAGGGCTGAGCCCACTTATATCTTGTAATAGCATGATAAAATGTACTGGTCTCTAGAATGGTTTCATACCAAGCTTCGAAAACACAGACTTGAAGTATTGGATTGAAACACTGTGTTTGGTTGAAGCCCATATTAAATCATAGAAGTGCATGTTAATGCCTTTATGAAACAGTGCATGTGAGCCTTCAGGGTTTTAACAATAATATTGGAGGACTGATTATGCATACTGCTGTGAGATTGCAATCTTCATGGACTGCAGGATTGTTAAACAACATGCAGTACAGGCTTAAATTGAGCCAGGGATGAGCTGTGGTGGTTCACATGACCTTGAAAGGAAAGACATGGTCCCTTATCAAGTCCcaccagatacatgtattattgcgCTGTTTATTTGCTCCAAATACAGAGCTTGAAATGCTGCAcctttgtgcatccaaaattggagctgtgcacctaattttcgactgtgggtgcaccagtgcacatagatatttgtgtacaagtcatgtatgtaaggccacaccaatataatttcttggttaacagaattaaTAAAAGATGCTAGATAGAAAactttggtgcacacattttcagggagtgaacagggtcaggtgcaagttttcacccagccttctgttttaatgatgtccttgtgctaaaataaaaaatttaaaaaaataaaaaatctgtaaaccaaaaaattaaattggtgtggccttatagggTAAAGATACTGTTGTACagtagtatacagaatattcttgaaatgtaagtacattgtatcagaaaagcaatataaccttttgttgtaaaGTATGCTTGTTGTAcagtattacttgtttgaaattttgaagttagctgtagaattacagatttaagttcttaagattaaactttatcttatgtggtgcacccaaaattctttctgtgcacctaatttttgggtTGAGTGCACttgtgcacctatttccaaaaatgaatttcgagccctggaatACCTATACCGTACAGCAAAATCTTTTGGGTACATGTCCAAAATACTCAACCATTGGACAGTCATTTCAATGGATATCTTTCTCATTTTATTATAGGTTATCAACAGAGAAGAAAGACCTAGTAAAGGTGAGTTATGAAATTATATGTTTATTTACTTATTAAATGATAATATACACGTATATGATTGCTAACAAGTTGAATATAATGTTAACGCAGTTAACTCATTTTGATGTCAGATATTCATTCAAACTTAAAAACGCATTTAATGTATGTTTATCTTtaaattgtcaaaatattctgtTCAAGGCTTACATGTGATTGACAAAAGTATGAATAAACATGAACTTAAtggtttgttttgcattttttcagaatgttttgTTCCCTCAAGCCAAGGAGTTTCTACAAAACACTTTATATGTGAGGGGGACAGGCATGCCTATATTGTTAGATCGGTAAGTACAAAGCATTTGAACTAATGCAGTAGATGTACTAACTCCCTTTCTGTGCCATAGCCTTTTGATTAACTCGTAACTTATGTTTGTCAGAAAAAAGAGTTGGTAAAATTGTCATATATaaatttcatagattaaaaagCTATGGTTACTTACTAGGCTCTACATGGTGATCTGCTTTGTCCCACTACACATGCATGCTGTAGCCAGGACACATGTATAGTATGTGATGAGTGTTAGACGAACAGCATtatagctcctaaaacaacaggagttaattgagtcattagcatacaacattGTCTTAACTTGCTATTCTATAATAATTGAacaatctgaaattgtcttcacttcattaatatgtctattcagagttttggtataaaacctgatttttctttagtcactgatgaaagataatCCCTAGcatatgaaataatgtttttagtctgtgtgtgtgtgtaggtgtctgtttctgtacatgtgtttctgtTACAGTAtagtttttgtatgttttgtctgAAGGAGTGAAGTCTGTCATCTCTGAATGCCTTGTTTCCTTTCTGTAGATGTCTTTGGAAATTGAATACGCAGAGTGACCTGTTTCCGATGTTGTGCTCTTTAGAAAGAAAGGCCTAAACGAATTCCCTCCCTCCACCATGGTGTaaacctgactttggttggggaggttaaGGAGgaaagagggatgggctccgccttccaatagtGAATACAATGGATAACTGCCCAagatacagtggataacagggtgcaaaatacctggttgcacgttgcacagtgcaacaagatttcggttggtgcaagttaattccaaacccaggaagcgcagtgtgcaaccttaaattttgagccaaagatctcaatcggagccctggaagctcacaaaaacacagtgtcactctcataaattttggtaaatcttcaattgaaataaagaaatgaacacttttttgttttaaaccatctaaaacccttcatagatcgtggaatttgagctgaaaaagacgaaaacacactgccctcggctaaacaagatgttgttaggtcaatgggaacacaatactatctaatttatattttgaaatattagtagtattatacgctacatacgagcttaatttgaagaaatctgtgaatgttgctggagcaacctgaaatttggatgtgcaacctagcatttgccctaggttgcaacatgggcaacctggctcaaaaaagtattttgcacgcTGGATAACAACACACTGCCGCTATGGCCTCTAGAACTTGTAAAATTACAATGAGATGTATACCTTTACTTTTGTTTACCATTAGACAGTGCCAGACAGGCCATGCCGTGATCCTAGAGAACCACCCCCATCCCTGCTGttagagggggtgaagtctgctatctctgactgCCATGTTTCCTTTCTGTAGCCAGTGCCAGACAGGCCATGCAGTGATCCTTGAGAACGACCCTCATCTCTGCTGttagagggggtgaagtctgctatctctgactgccttgtttCCTTTCTGTAGCCAGTGCCAGCCAGGCCATGCAGTGATCCTAAAGAACGACCCTCATCTCTGCTGttagagggggtgaagtctgctatctctgactgCCATGTTTCCTTTCTGTAGACAGTGCCAGACAGGCCATGCAGTGATCCTGGAGAACCACCCTCATCCCTGCTGttagagggggtgaagtctgctatctctgactgccttgtttCCTTTCTGTAGACAGTGCCAGACAGGCCATGCAGTGATCCTGGAGAACCACCCTCATCCCTGCTGTTAGAGGGGGgaaagtctgctatctctgactgCCATGTTTCCTTTCGGTAGACAGTGCCAGACAGGCCATGCAGTGATCCTGGAGAACGACCCTCATCCCTGCTGttagagggggtgaagtctgctatctctgactgCCATGTTTCCTTTCGGTAGACAGTGCCAGACAGGCCATGCAGTGATCCTTGAGAACCACCCTCATCCCTGCTGttagagggggtgaagtctgctatctctgactgTCTTGTTTCCTTTCTGTAGCCAGTGCCAGACAGGCCATGCAGTAATCCTAGAGAACCACCCTCATCCCTGCTGttagagggggtgaagtctgctatctctgactgccttgtttCCTTTCGGTAGACAGTGCCAGACAGGCCATGCAGTGATCCTGGAGAACGACCCTCATCCCTGCTGttagagggggtgaagtctgctatctctgactgCCATGTTTCCTTTCGGTAGACAGTGCCAGACAGGCCATGCAGTGATCCTTGAGAACCACCCTCATCCCTGCTGttagagggggtgaagtctacaatctctgactgccttgtttCCTTTCGGTAGCCAGTGCCAGACAGGCCATGCAGTGATCCTTGAGAACCACCCTCATCCCTGCTGttagagggggtgaagtctgctatctctgactgCCATCTTGTCTTTCTGTAGCCAGTGCCAGACAGGCCATGCAGTGATCCTAGAGAACCACCCTCATCCCTGCTGttagagggggtgaagtctgctatctctgactgccttgtttCCTTTCTGTAGCCAGTGCCAGACAGGCCATGCAGTGATCCTAGAGAACGACCCTCATCCCTGCTGttagagggggtgaagtctgctatctctgactgCCATCTTGTCTTTCTGTAGCCAGTGCCAGACAGGCCATGCAGTGATCCTTGAGAACCACCCTCATCCCTGCTGttagagggggtgaagtctgctatctctgactgCCATCTTGTCTTTCTGTAGCCAGTGCCAGACAGGCCATGCAGTGATCCTGGAGAACCACCCCCATCCCTGCTGttagagggggtgaagtctgctatctctgactgccttgtttCCTTTCTGTAGACAGTGCCAGACAGGCCATGCAGTGATCCTAGAGAACGACCCTCATCCCTGCTGttagagggggtgaagtctgctatctctgactgTCTTGTTTCCTTTCTGTAGCCAGTGCCAGACAGGCCATGCAGTGACCCTAGAGAACCACCCTCATCCCTGCTGTTAGAGGGGtagaagtctgctatctctgactgccttgtttCCTTTCTGTAGCCAGTGCCAGACAGGCCATGCAGTGATCCTAGAGAACCACCCTCATCCCTGCTGttagagggggtgaagtctgctatctctgactgccttgtttCCTTTCGGTAGACAGTGCCAGACAGGCCATGCAGTGATCCTTGAGAACGACCCCCATCCCTGTTGttagagggggtgaagtctgctatctctgactgCCATGTTTCCTTTCTGTAGCCAGTGCCAGACAGGCCATGCAGTGATCCTAGAGAACCACCCTCATCCCCGCTGttagagggggtgaagtctgctatctctgactgccttgtttCCTTTCGGTAGACAGTGCCAGACAGGCCATGCAGTGATCCTTGAGAACGACCCCCATCCCTGTTGttagagggggtgaagtctgctatctctgactgCCATGTTTCCTTTCTGTAGCCAGTGCCAGACAGGCCATGCAGTGATCCTAGAGAACCACCCTCATCCCCGCTGttagagggggtgaagtctgctatctctgactgccttgtttCCTTTCTGTAGCCAGTGCCAGACAGGCCATGCAGTAATCCTAGAGAACCACCCTCATCCCTGCTGttagagggggtgaagtctgctatctctgactgccttgtttCCTTTCGGTAGCCAGTGCCAGACAGGCCATGCAGTGATCCTTGAGAATGACCCCCACCTCTGCTGTGAGACAGCCTGTAATGTCACCACCAGGTGTGGGGAAGTACAGGTGCCTGAGGAACATCTCAGACAGGTAAACAAACTTGCCTAACTCTTTGTGTCATCATCTAGTAAGTAGAATAGATAAGTTTTGTACTTATAGTGTTGTTGTTGAATAGTTACCGTTTGTAGCTGATAgccagtcagcaccaaggacatgataaATGTAGCTAATGGCCAATCATTATCATCTTGGTCAATAAATCTGGAAATCCTTTTGTagtattttctatctatttacatctattttttgtatttacagggtgcgaaatacccggttgcgcacttgcgcagcgcaacaatattttggttggcgcaactaatctcttaacccaggttgcgtggtgcgctacctaaattttgggccggagaaatcgattttgcggcaattacttGGATGAAGTAGAAAATattggaccaaggaagctcacacatccgtgtggtgtgcacacacattcgctctcagtctcgtaaattttcaaaccaaacttataaatcgacccccaaataaacaagttaataaagttaccgatactttttcactcgtttgcatccatagtcaacctgttttattgtgcctgaGACGCAAA contains these protein-coding regions:
- the LOC136446119 gene encoding leishmanolysin-like peptidase; its protein translation is MATAGNNISVTSAVSLLVSSFLCLLVHTQAHTCTHLVPKPNEVVHGVHIEPAHIVKKRSLDQPLRIHLVYDSSIEQLSTEKKDLVKNVLFPQAKEFLQNTLYVRGTGMPILLDRQCQTGHAVILENHPHPCC